One window from the genome of Salvia miltiorrhiza cultivar Shanhuang (shh) chromosome 7, IMPLAD_Smil_shh, whole genome shotgun sequence encodes:
- the LOC130995866 gene encoding nuclear transport factor 2-like isoform X2 produces the protein MEEKQHPSPADVADAFVKQFYVILNQCPENLHKFYQEASLQGWAGADGVVTPVTTLSGISEKVMSSDYKYCSVEVKTTDAQESMEGGIIVAVTGCLTGKDNLKRNFSQTFFLAKQEKGFFVLNDILRFFYVSESTTKAAPTQNSAPRDSCDGPTTLNFKAAIQNGKVEEASDLSISVHNLANGAAGATPSSILSGENKSASPVKCAKSQSVDAPDTNGKVSSAVKPDKNEKIPSVVTPALNVAPKITYASVLAKETPAISPRVAAVAVSVSKQAVALPTTKPSSPRGDISPKVSATLSGGVSSSSKVASKSSRGGQGIPSTTSAYAEAKGIYIGGLPYDITKQGIIDVVKQFGQVKRFSDTVQIRRHEDGFCCGFVEFESADSARRAVEAHHVMFGDKEAYIMYKKPYNRGNGRARSPTKRGPRNGNSDVTDNGDWTNYSQRPRQASRDRLQ, from the exons ATGGAAGAAAAACAACATCCCAGTCCTGCAGACGTGGCAGATGCCTTTGTGAAGCAATTTTATGTGATACTCAATCAATGTCCTGAAAATCTCCATAAGTTTTACCAAGAGGCAAGCCTGCAAGGCTGGGCCGGGGCTGATGGTGTTGTTACGCCTGTGACAACCTTAAGT GGAATAAGTGAAAAGGTCATGTCTTCTGATTACAAATATTGCTCTGTTGAGGTcaaaactacagatgcacaagaATCTATGGAGGGAGGGATCATTGTTGCTGTAACTGGTTGCTTGACCGGAAAGGATAATCTGAAAAGGAATTTTAGTCAGACATTTTTCTTGGCAAAACAGGAAAAAGGATTCTTCGTCTTGAATGATATTCTTCGGTTTTTTTATGTAAGCGAGTCAACAACTAAGGCTGCTCCGACTCAGAATTCTG CTCCACGCGACAGTTGTGATGGCCCTACAACCTTAAACTTCAAAGCAGCAATTCAAAATGGAAAAGTTGAGGAAGCATCAGATCTCTCCATCTCAGTGCACAATCTTGCGAATGGTGCTGCTGGTGCGACGCCCTCCAGTATTCTTTCGGGTGAAAACAAATCTGCTTCACCGGTAAAATGTGCAAAATCACAGTCAGTTGATGCACCTGATACAAATGGAAAAGTGAGCTCAGCTGTCAAACCagataaaaatgagaaaatcCCCTCAGTTGTCACACCTGCTTTAAATGTAGCCCCAAAAATCACCTATGCTTCTGTG CTTGCGAAAGAAACTCCTGCAATTTCTCCAAGGGTAGCAGCGGTTGCTGTGAGTGTTAGCAAACAAGCAGTGGCGTTGCCAACAACTAAACCATCTTCCCCTCGTGGTGACATTTCACCGAAGGTATCAGCAACTCTTAGTGGCGGTGTGTCTTCCTCAAGTAAAGTTGCATCTAAGTCTTCAAGAGGCGGCCAAGGCATACCTAGTACTACTAGTGCCTATGCAGAAG CTAAAGGAATATATATTGGCGGATTACCTTACGACATTACTAAACAAGGAATTATTGATGTTGTTAAACAATTTGGGCAAGTTAAAAGATTTTCAGACACTGTTCAGATCAGAAGACACGAG GATGGTTTCTGCTGTGGATTCGTGGAATTTGAATCTGCAGATTCTGCACGTCGTGCAGTGGAG GCGCATCATGTGATGTTTGGAGACAAGGAAGCTTATATCATGTACAAGAAACCTTATAATCGAG GCAACGGTAGAGCGAGGTCGCCAACGAAGCGTGGGCCCCGCAACGGCAACTCCGATGTAACAGATAACGGAGATTGGACTAACTACAGTCAGCGGCCAAGGCAGGCCAGTCGAGATCGCCTTCAGTAA
- the LOC130995866 gene encoding nuclear transport factor 2-like isoform X1 — MEEKQHPSPADVADAFVKQFYVILNQCPENLHKFYQEASLQGWAGADGVVTPVTTLSGISEKVMSSDYKYCSVEVKTTDAQESMEGGIIVAVTGCLTGKDNLKRNFSQTFFLAKQEKGFFVLNDILRFFYVSESTTKAAPTQNSAPRDSCDGPTTLNFKAAIQNGKVEEASDLSISVHNLANGAAGATPSSILSGENKSASPVKCAKSQSVDAPDTNGKVSSAVKPDKNEKIPSVVTPALNVAPKITYASVLAKETPAISPRVAAVAVSVSKQAVALPTTKPSSPRGDISPKVSATLSGGVSSSSKVASKSSRGGQGIPSTTSAYAEAKGIYIGGLPYDITKQGIIDVVKQFGQVKRFSDTVQIRRHEDGFCCGFVEFESADSARRAVEAHHVMFGDKEAYIMYKKPYNRGNNGRARSPTKRGPRNGNSDVTDNGDWTNYSQRPRQASRDRLQ, encoded by the exons ATGGAAGAAAAACAACATCCCAGTCCTGCAGACGTGGCAGATGCCTTTGTGAAGCAATTTTATGTGATACTCAATCAATGTCCTGAAAATCTCCATAAGTTTTACCAAGAGGCAAGCCTGCAAGGCTGGGCCGGGGCTGATGGTGTTGTTACGCCTGTGACAACCTTAAGT GGAATAAGTGAAAAGGTCATGTCTTCTGATTACAAATATTGCTCTGTTGAGGTcaaaactacagatgcacaagaATCTATGGAGGGAGGGATCATTGTTGCTGTAACTGGTTGCTTGACCGGAAAGGATAATCTGAAAAGGAATTTTAGTCAGACATTTTTCTTGGCAAAACAGGAAAAAGGATTCTTCGTCTTGAATGATATTCTTCGGTTTTTTTATGTAAGCGAGTCAACAACTAAGGCTGCTCCGACTCAGAATTCTG CTCCACGCGACAGTTGTGATGGCCCTACAACCTTAAACTTCAAAGCAGCAATTCAAAATGGAAAAGTTGAGGAAGCATCAGATCTCTCCATCTCAGTGCACAATCTTGCGAATGGTGCTGCTGGTGCGACGCCCTCCAGTATTCTTTCGGGTGAAAACAAATCTGCTTCACCGGTAAAATGTGCAAAATCACAGTCAGTTGATGCACCTGATACAAATGGAAAAGTGAGCTCAGCTGTCAAACCagataaaaatgagaaaatcCCCTCAGTTGTCACACCTGCTTTAAATGTAGCCCCAAAAATCACCTATGCTTCTGTG CTTGCGAAAGAAACTCCTGCAATTTCTCCAAGGGTAGCAGCGGTTGCTGTGAGTGTTAGCAAACAAGCAGTGGCGTTGCCAACAACTAAACCATCTTCCCCTCGTGGTGACATTTCACCGAAGGTATCAGCAACTCTTAGTGGCGGTGTGTCTTCCTCAAGTAAAGTTGCATCTAAGTCTTCAAGAGGCGGCCAAGGCATACCTAGTACTACTAGTGCCTATGCAGAAG CTAAAGGAATATATATTGGCGGATTACCTTACGACATTACTAAACAAGGAATTATTGATGTTGTTAAACAATTTGGGCAAGTTAAAAGATTTTCAGACACTGTTCAGATCAGAAGACACGAG GATGGTTTCTGCTGTGGATTCGTGGAATTTGAATCTGCAGATTCTGCACGTCGTGCAGTGGAG GCGCATCATGTGATGTTTGGAGACAAGGAAGCTTATATCATGTACAAGAAACCTTATAATCGAGGTAA CAACGGTAGAGCGAGGTCGCCAACGAAGCGTGGGCCCCGCAACGGCAACTCCGATGTAACAGATAACGGAGATTGGACTAACTACAGTCAGCGGCCAAGGCAGGCCAGTCGAGATCGCCTTCAGTAA